TATTTCTCTCTGACAGGGACAACGAAGCAAAAATGGTTGAAGAAATCGCCAACTATGTTTCGGATAAACTGCTTTTAACTTCATCTAAGGATTCTGAAGACATTGTTGGCATAGAAAACCATATGGCAGAACTGGAATCGCTGTTGGATTTTGAATCCGAAAAAGGGAGGATGGTTGGGATTATGGGTTCCTCGGGGATTGGAAAGACAACAATAGCAAGAGTTCTATTTAACCGACACTCTCATCGTTTCCAAGGCAGTGTTTTTGTCGATAAGGCTTTCGTATCTAGGAGTATGGAAATCTATGGAGGAGCCAATCCGTACGACTATAACATGAAGTTTCATTTACTAGAAAAATTTCTATCTGAAATTTTGGGGAAGGACCTAAAAAATTTTCATACGGGTGCAGTGGAAGAGAAGCTAAAAAACCACAAAGTTTTAATCTTTGTAGATGATTTGGAGAATCATTTCGTCTTAGATACCTTGGCAGGTGACATTAATTGGTTTGGACCAGGGAGTAGGATCATTGTGATTACAAAACATGAGCATATTTTAAGGGCCCACGGAATTGATCATTTCTATAAGGTACCTCTCCCATCTGATGGTCTTGCTCTTCAATTTTTTTGTCGAAATGCTTTTAGGCAGAACTCTCCACCAGGTGACTTTATGGAGCTTGCTTCTGAAAGTGCATTGCATGCCGGTAATCTTCCTTCGGGTCTTGTAGTTTTAGGGTCATATTTACGGGGTAGATACAAAAAGGAGTGGATAGATATGCTGATAATGTTCCGGAAAAGGCAATTTGGTAAAATTGAAGAGATACTTAAATTTCGCTACAATGGGTTAAATAACCAAAACGATGAAGCAATATTCCACCACTGTCGGAGCAGACTTTAGTATATAAGTACGGTCTACTAAAACCCCATCTAAGACGGCCTTGACTCTGTTACGAATGTGGTACAGTCAACCGAGCCCAGTAATTTCATGGATCTCAGAGGTGCTTCAAACTCGAGGTAACTACTCCTCAAAAACAAAGAACAATCAGGACCGAGTCAAGACAAGGTCGAGCCAGTCAAGTAATGGTCTGTGATCCGAGCCAGTCAAGTAATGGTCCGTGATCTGAGGAATTAGATACATGTGCATCATAGATAAACAGAGTAGTTGGGCCCTATTAGAGGTATAAAAGTGACAAGCCAAACTCAGGATAAGATCCCTATATTTTTCACTTTAAAACGCATATATTAGACGCTTTAAAACTATTTTGCATGTACGATTGATCCATTATCAACTTTGTATTCGTTCATTTTATTTCAGTTAAATTCTAGTTTGACGA
The DNA window shown above is from Brassica oleracea var. oleracea cultivar TO1000 chromosome C3, BOL, whole genome shotgun sequence and carries:
- the LOC106330405 gene encoding disease resistance protein RPS6-like — its product is MAKSYSYDVFPSFRGADVRKSFLSHLIKEFDQKHINTFKDNKIERSQSLKPTLEKAIRTSKIAVVVLSQNYASSSWCLNELLEIMYCMEEFRQIVIPVYYGLDPSHVRHQTGDFGEIFENTCHNQPEELKVRWRGALSNLANIFGYHSKSWDNEAKMVEEIANYVSDKLLLTSSKDSEDIVGIENHMAELESLLDFESEKGRMVGIMGSSGIGKTTIARVLFNRHSHRFQGSVFVDKAFVSRSMEIYGGANPYDYNMKFHLLEKFLSEILGKDLKNFHTGAVEEKLKNHKVLIFVDDLENHFVLDTLAGDINWFGPGSRIIVITKHEHILRAHGIDHFYKVPLPSDGLALQFFCRNAFRQNSPPGDFMELASESALHAGNLPSGLVVLGSYLRGRYKKEWIDMLIMFRKRQFGKIEEILKFRYNGLNNQNDEAIFHHCRSRL